From Actinoplanes oblitus, a single genomic window includes:
- the pulA gene encoding pullulanase-type alpha-1,6-glucosidase → MASSKSRWGTALLSLLLPLLAIPAAEASAAPSEPSAAVIANWGSDQPATNEQYYFVLPDRFADGDRSNNRGGLRGDRLTTGYDPTDKGFYHGGDLKGVIDKLDYIQGLGTTAIWLAPVFKNRPVQGSGSDISAGYHGYWITDFTRVDPHFGTNADLKRLVRLAHQRGMKIFLDIIVNHTADVIKYQENKYTYVDKTTSPYTDTQGQPFEDRNYATGRNGFPPVDSTSFPYTPTFADKADARAKTPAWLNDVTMYHNRGDSTFSGENSEYGDFYGLDDLWTERPEVVQGMTRIYADWIKSTGIDGYRLDTVKHTDLDFWPQFTAGIRKAGGKDFFMFGEVYSADQEIESTYVRKGGLPATLDFSFQAAAQAFVTGAGNATALSDVYAKDDLYTTESTSAERLPTFLGNHDMGRIGSFIAAAASADTRLKRDQLAHELMFLTRGQPVVYSGDEQGFTGPGGDKDARQDMFASKSADYLDDDLIGTDRTHAVDNYDTAHPLYRTIAALAKLRKANPALVTGVQQTRYAAQGQGVFAVSRIDRAKRAEYVVAANSATTTQTVSFATSSPGATFTGIYGGSSPVTADPAGKITVTVPALSSIVLRAGTPVGGVTAAPTVSLSVPKDGAAVATRTELVAETTGDPLATVTFAAQVGNGRWELLGTADKAPYRIYHDLDGLAGGTPVKYKAVVRDSKGRLASATTAITVGTPAAASTVDYAIVHYQRPAGGYADWGLYTWGDVDPSMSTTWPHGQPFAGEDAYGRFAYVKLAPNAKSMGFIVVNADGVKDTDADRSLDPNKTPEVWLKQGDSTIYTTPPQVEQDTSKAIIHWRRADGNYAGWGLHVWDGAATGTDWGSPLAPTRIDSFGAVFEVPLADGAAGLSYIIHNGDAKDLPTDQRLTFADASHEVWLLAGQVKRLLPLVKTAGGGGSTDLSKESAVWIDRSTISWQTGTGTTLQEVGAGTDGKVYDLVYSATGEIGVADGELTGSYRSVRLASRRTGLTEKQRAAFPHLWQYSAFQGSFANIADILRGQVVITERDATGKLLAATGVQTAGALDDVYSAAVDAELGYTHGKVSVWAPTARSVELEVYDTAGSASATIVTMRRDDRTGIWSAPAGRDLYRKFYKFRVTAWQPAVRKIVTASVTDPYSVALSTDSKLSQFLDLSDAALAPAGWHSLRKPVATAPAKIQIQELSVRDFSIADTSVPAASRGTYQAFTSPASNGMKHLAELGKSGVTHLHLLPVFDFATIPENRADQAVPDCDLAALPADSDQQQACVAKVAGSDGYNWGYDPLHYTVPEGGYAVDPAQRTKEFRAMVAGINNAGLRVVMDVVYNHTSAAGVDDKSVLDQIVPGYYQRLLADGTVANSTCCANTAPENAMMGKLVVDSIVTWAKQYKVDGFRFDLMGHHPKANILAVRKALDKLTPKHDGVDGKNIYVYGEGWNFGEVANNARFVQATQANMAGTGIGTFNDRLRDAVRGGGPFDENPRIQGFGSGLADQPNGDPANGDAAARKARLLHYQDLIKVGLTGNLAGYTFTSSAGQVVAGKDVDYNGAPAGYTSAPSEAITYVDAHDNEILYDSMAFKLPQATSATDRARSQSVALATTVLGQGVGFVTAGSERLRSKSLDRNSFNSGDWFNQIEWDCTRGNGFGRGLPPAADNQSKWQYAKPLLADPALKPDCTAINLADARYQELLRIRKSSPVFGLATGKQVQDRVAFPLSGTDETPGVITMTLDARGLDGRWKSITVVFNSTAATATQRISALAGKKVTLHPVQRASADPLVRTASFAPATGTFSVPARTVSVFVQS, encoded by the coding sequence GTGGCATCGAGTAAATCGCGGTGGGGGACCGCGCTGCTCAGCCTTCTCCTACCTTTGCTCGCGATCCCGGCTGCCGAGGCGTCCGCCGCCCCGTCCGAGCCGAGCGCGGCAGTCATCGCCAACTGGGGTTCCGACCAGCCGGCGACCAACGAGCAGTACTACTTCGTCCTGCCGGACCGGTTCGCCGACGGCGACCGGTCCAACAACCGGGGCGGCCTCCGGGGCGACCGGCTCACCACCGGGTACGACCCCACCGACAAGGGCTTCTACCACGGTGGCGACCTCAAGGGGGTGATCGACAAGCTGGACTACATCCAGGGGCTCGGCACCACGGCGATCTGGCTCGCCCCGGTCTTCAAGAACCGTCCGGTGCAGGGCAGCGGCAGCGACATCTCGGCCGGCTACCACGGGTACTGGATCACCGACTTCACCCGGGTCGACCCGCACTTCGGGACGAACGCGGACCTGAAGCGGCTGGTCCGGCTCGCGCACCAGCGGGGCATGAAGATCTTCCTGGACATCATCGTCAACCACACCGCCGACGTCATCAAGTACCAGGAGAACAAGTACACGTACGTCGACAAGACGACCTCGCCGTACACGGACACGCAGGGCCAGCCGTTCGAGGACCGGAACTACGCGACCGGCCGGAACGGGTTCCCGCCGGTCGACAGCACCTCGTTCCCCTACACGCCGACCTTCGCCGACAAGGCGGACGCCAGGGCCAAGACGCCGGCGTGGCTCAACGACGTGACGATGTACCACAACCGCGGTGACTCCACCTTCTCCGGCGAGAACAGCGAGTACGGCGACTTCTACGGCCTCGACGACCTGTGGACCGAGCGTCCCGAGGTGGTCCAGGGCATGACCCGGATCTACGCCGACTGGATCAAGAGCACCGGCATCGACGGCTACCGCCTGGACACCGTCAAGCACACCGACCTCGACTTCTGGCCGCAGTTCACCGCGGGCATCAGGAAGGCCGGTGGCAAGGACTTCTTCATGTTCGGCGAGGTCTACAGCGCGGACCAGGAGATCGAGTCCACGTACGTGCGCAAGGGCGGACTCCCGGCCACCCTGGACTTCTCGTTCCAGGCGGCGGCGCAGGCGTTCGTCACCGGCGCCGGCAACGCCACAGCGCTCTCCGACGTCTACGCCAAGGACGACCTGTACACCACCGAGAGCACCAGCGCCGAGCGGCTGCCGACCTTCCTCGGCAACCACGACATGGGCCGGATCGGCTCGTTCATCGCCGCCGCCGCGTCCGCCGACACCCGGCTCAAGCGCGACCAGCTGGCGCACGAGCTGATGTTCCTGACCCGCGGCCAGCCGGTCGTCTACTCCGGCGACGAGCAGGGCTTCACCGGGCCGGGCGGTGACAAGGACGCCCGCCAGGACATGTTCGCCAGCAAGTCGGCCGACTATCTGGACGACGACCTGATCGGCACCGACCGCACCCACGCGGTGGACAACTACGACACCGCGCACCCGCTCTACCGGACGATCGCCGCGCTCGCCAAGCTGCGCAAGGCGAACCCGGCGCTGGTCACCGGCGTGCAGCAGACCCGGTACGCGGCGCAGGGCCAGGGCGTCTTCGCGGTCTCCCGGATCGACCGGGCCAAGCGGGCCGAGTACGTGGTAGCGGCCAACAGCGCCACCACCACCCAGACGGTCAGCTTCGCCACCTCGTCGCCCGGTGCCACCTTCACCGGGATCTACGGTGGGTCGTCGCCGGTGACGGCGGACCCGGCCGGCAAGATCACGGTCACCGTGCCGGCGCTGAGCTCGATCGTCCTGAGGGCCGGCACCCCGGTGGGTGGTGTCACCGCCGCCCCCACCGTCAGCCTCAGCGTTCCCAAGGACGGCGCCGCCGTCGCGACCCGCACCGAGCTGGTCGCCGAGACCACCGGCGACCCGCTGGCCACCGTCACCTTCGCGGCCCAGGTCGGCAACGGCCGGTGGGAGCTGCTCGGCACCGCCGACAAGGCGCCCTACCGGATCTACCACGACCTGGACGGGCTTGCCGGCGGCACCCCGGTGAAGTACAAGGCAGTGGTGCGAGACAGCAAGGGGCGGCTCGCCTCCGCCACGACGGCGATCACGGTCGGCACCCCGGCCGCGGCGTCCACCGTCGACTACGCGATCGTGCACTACCAGCGCCCGGCCGGCGGCTACGCCGACTGGGGCCTCTACACCTGGGGTGACGTCGACCCGTCGATGTCCACCACCTGGCCGCACGGGCAGCCGTTCGCGGGCGAGGACGCGTACGGGCGCTTCGCCTATGTCAAGCTCGCGCCGAACGCCAAGAGCATGGGCTTCATCGTGGTGAACGCCGACGGCGTGAAGGACACCGACGCCGACCGCTCGCTCGACCCGAACAAGACCCCCGAGGTCTGGCTCAAGCAGGGTGACAGCACGATCTACACCACCCCGCCCCAGGTGGAGCAGGACACGTCGAAGGCGATCATCCACTGGCGCCGCGCCGACGGGAACTACGCCGGCTGGGGCCTGCACGTCTGGGACGGCGCCGCGACCGGCACCGACTGGGGCAGCCCGCTCGCGCCCACCAGGATCGACTCGTTCGGCGCGGTCTTCGAGGTGCCGCTGGCCGACGGGGCGGCCGGGCTGAGCTACATCATCCACAACGGCGACGCCAAGGACCTGCCCACCGACCAGCGCCTCACCTTCGCCGACGCGAGCCACGAGGTCTGGCTGCTCGCCGGGCAGGTGAAGCGGCTGCTGCCGCTGGTCAAGACGGCCGGCGGCGGCGGCTCGACCGACCTGTCCAAGGAGTCGGCGGTCTGGATCGACCGGTCCACGATCTCCTGGCAGACCGGCACCGGCACGACGCTGCAGGAGGTCGGCGCCGGGACCGACGGCAAGGTCTACGACCTGGTCTACTCCGCGACCGGCGAGATCGGGGTGGCCGACGGTGAGCTCACCGGCTCCTACCGGAGCGTCCGGCTCGCCTCGCGGCGCACCGGCCTGACCGAGAAGCAGCGCGCCGCCTTCCCGCACCTGTGGCAGTACAGCGCGTTCCAGGGTTCCTTCGCGAACATCGCCGACATCCTGCGCGGCCAGGTCGTGATCACCGAGCGGGACGCCACCGGGAAGCTGCTCGCGGCGACCGGAGTGCAGACCGCGGGTGCGCTCGACGACGTCTACTCGGCGGCGGTCGACGCGGAGCTCGGCTACACCCACGGCAAGGTCTCGGTCTGGGCGCCGACCGCGCGCAGCGTCGAGCTGGAGGTCTACGACACGGCGGGGTCGGCCTCGGCCACCATCGTCACGATGCGGCGCGATGACCGTACCGGAATCTGGTCCGCGCCTGCCGGACGCGACCTCTACCGCAAGTTCTACAAGTTCCGGGTCACCGCGTGGCAGCCGGCCGTGCGGAAGATCGTCACCGCCTCGGTGACCGACCCCTACTCGGTGGCCCTGTCCACCGATTCCAAGCTCAGCCAGTTCCTGGATCTCTCCGATGCGGCGCTCGCGCCCGCCGGATGGCATTCCTTGCGGAAGCCGGTCGCCACCGCGCCCGCGAAGATCCAGATCCAGGAGCTTTCGGTACGCGATTTCAGCATCGCCGACACGTCGGTGCCGGCCGCGTCGCGTGGCACCTACCAGGCCTTCACGTCGCCGGCCTCGAACGGCATGAAGCACCTGGCGGAGCTCGGCAAGTCCGGGGTCACGCACCTGCACCTGCTGCCGGTGTTCGACTTCGCGACCATCCCGGAGAACCGTGCCGACCAGGCCGTGCCCGACTGTGACCTGGCCGCCCTCCCGGCCGACTCGGACCAGCAGCAGGCCTGCGTGGCCAAGGTCGCCGGCTCGGACGGCTACAACTGGGGTTACGACCCGCTGCACTACACCGTCCCGGAGGGTGGCTACGCCGTCGACCCGGCTCAGCGCACCAAGGAGTTCCGCGCCATGGTCGCCGGGATCAACAACGCCGGCCTGCGGGTGGTGATGGACGTCGTCTACAACCACACCTCGGCGGCCGGCGTCGACGACAAGTCGGTGCTCGACCAGATCGTGCCCGGCTACTACCAGCGGCTGCTCGCCGACGGCACGGTGGCCAACTCGACCTGCTGCGCCAACACCGCGCCGGAGAACGCGATGATGGGCAAGCTGGTCGTCGACTCGATCGTCACCTGGGCCAAGCAGTACAAGGTGGACGGGTTCCGGTTCGACCTGATGGGCCACCACCCGAAGGCGAACATCCTGGCCGTTCGCAAGGCGCTGGACAAGCTCACCCCGAAACACGACGGTGTCGACGGGAAGAACATCTACGTCTACGGCGAGGGCTGGAACTTCGGCGAGGTGGCGAACAACGCCCGCTTCGTGCAGGCCACCCAGGCGAACATGGCCGGCACCGGGATCGGCACGTTCAACGACCGGCTCCGGGACGCGGTCCGCGGCGGCGGCCCGTTCGACGAGAACCCGCGGATCCAGGGCTTCGGCTCCGGTCTCGCGGATCAGCCGAACGGCGACCCGGCCAACGGGGACGCGGCGGCGCGGAAGGCGCGGCTGCTGCACTACCAGGACCTGATCAAGGTCGGTCTGACCGGCAACCTCGCTGGTTACACGTTCACTTCCAGCGCCGGTCAGGTCGTCGCCGGTAAGGACGTCGACTACAACGGCGCGCCGGCGGGCTACACCTCGGCGCCGTCCGAGGCGATCACCTACGTCGACGCGCACGACAACGAGATCCTGTACGACTCGATGGCGTTCAAGCTGCCGCAGGCCACCTCGGCGACCGACCGGGCCCGATCGCAGTCGGTGGCGCTCGCCACCACGGTGCTCGGCCAGGGCGTCGGCTTCGTGACCGCCGGCAGCGAGCGGCTGCGCTCCAAGTCCCTCGACCGCAACTCGTTCAACTCGGGGGACTGGTTCAACCAGATCGAGTGGGACTGCACCCGGGGCAACGGCTTCGGCCGCGGCCTGCCGCCGGCCGCGGACAACCAGTCCAAGTGGCAGTACGCCAAGCCGCTGCTCGCCGACCCCGCCCTCAAGCCGGACTGCACGGCGATCAACCTGGCCGACGCCCGTTACCAGGAGCTGCTGCGGATCCGGAAGTCCTCGCCGGTCTTCGGGCTGGCGACCGGCAAGCAGGTCCAGGACCGGGTGGCGTTCCCGCTCTCCG
- a CDS encoding glycoside hydrolase family 13 protein — MSRLLLPHHDGSDAYVSNPAPALGETVSVFVRVPAGSRVSRVHMRWVRDGEPVFTSAVVDRRDDGGEWWRAELEVRNPVTPYRFLLRTAGGAVRWLTGCGVTQHDVPDATDFRLVTYAPAPAWARDAVIYQIFPDRFASSGPKRTPDWAVACGWDEPVAAQPPLAATQVYGGDLDGIAGHLDHIADLGANTLYLTPFFPARSNHRYDSASFDTVDPLLGGDAALVRLAEAVHGRGMRLIGDLTTNHTGDAHRWFPDERDLYYFTPDGGYESWLGVPSLPKLNWGSHELRRRFARIAQHWLTQPYALDGWRVDVANMTGRRGAEDWSREAAVLLRRAVRQARPDALLIGEHAHDATGDLDRDGWQGTMNYAGFTRPVWSWLRAAVLPFDDFLGVPGEIPDRDAGALVATMSAFSAQMSWRSWTSSWQILSSHDTPRIRSVVGDADRHEVATGLLCTLPGTPMIFAGDELGLTGINGEHSRTPMPWHRPETWDRRTLGAYRELIALRRATPALRSGGLRWAHAAGDTLAFLRETADDAVLVVARRAAGEPLRLAGLPAGVDGTNLYGGADTLKVGTDGCIEINEDGPTFQVWSVRQNRKGA, encoded by the coding sequence ATGAGCCGGCTGCTCCTGCCACACCACGACGGCTCGGACGCCTACGTGTCCAACCCCGCGCCGGCCCTGGGCGAGACGGTGAGCGTCTTCGTCCGGGTGCCGGCCGGGAGCCGGGTGTCGCGGGTGCACATGCGCTGGGTCCGCGACGGCGAGCCGGTCTTCACCTCGGCGGTGGTGGACCGGCGCGACGACGGCGGGGAGTGGTGGCGGGCCGAGCTCGAGGTCCGCAACCCGGTCACGCCGTACCGGTTCCTGCTGCGCACCGCGGGTGGCGCGGTGCGGTGGCTGACCGGCTGCGGCGTGACCCAGCACGACGTCCCGGACGCCACCGACTTCCGCCTGGTCACCTACGCCCCCGCGCCGGCCTGGGCGCGGGACGCGGTGATCTACCAGATCTTCCCGGACCGCTTCGCGTCCTCCGGACCGAAGCGGACCCCGGACTGGGCGGTGGCTTGCGGCTGGGACGAGCCGGTCGCGGCCCAGCCACCACTGGCCGCCACCCAGGTGTACGGCGGCGACCTGGACGGCATCGCCGGGCACCTGGATCACATCGCCGACCTCGGCGCCAACACGCTGTACCTGACACCGTTCTTCCCGGCCCGGTCGAACCATCGCTACGACAGCGCGTCGTTCGACACCGTGGACCCGCTGCTCGGCGGGGACGCGGCCCTGGTCCGGCTGGCCGAGGCGGTGCACGGCCGGGGCATGCGCCTGATCGGCGACCTGACCACCAACCACACCGGCGACGCGCATCGGTGGTTCCCGGACGAGCGCGACCTCTACTACTTCACCCCGGACGGCGGGTACGAGTCCTGGCTCGGCGTACCCAGCCTGCCCAAGCTCAACTGGGGCAGTCACGAGCTGCGCCGCCGCTTCGCCCGGATCGCCCAGCACTGGCTGACCCAGCCGTACGCCCTGGACGGCTGGCGCGTCGACGTGGCCAACATGACCGGCCGCCGCGGCGCCGAGGACTGGTCCCGCGAGGCGGCGGTCCTGCTGCGCCGCGCCGTGCGGCAGGCTCGCCCGGACGCCCTGCTGATCGGCGAGCACGCCCACGACGCCACCGGTGACCTGGACCGCGACGGCTGGCAGGGCACGATGAACTACGCCGGCTTCACCCGCCCGGTGTGGAGCTGGCTGCGCGCCGCGGTGCTGCCGTTCGACGACTTCCTGGGCGTGCCCGGGGAGATCCCGGACCGGGACGCGGGCGCGCTGGTCGCCACGATGAGCGCGTTCTCCGCGCAGATGTCCTGGCGATCGTGGACCAGCTCGTGGCAGATCCTCAGCTCGCACGACACGCCCCGGATCCGCTCGGTGGTCGGCGACGCGGACCGGCACGAGGTGGCCACCGGGCTGCTCTGCACCCTGCCCGGCACCCCGATGATCTTCGCGGGTGACGAGCTCGGCCTGACCGGGATCAACGGCGAGCACTCGCGTACGCCGATGCCGTGGCACCGCCCGGAGACCTGGGACCGGCGCACTCTCGGCGCGTATCGCGAACTCATCGCGCTGCGCCGGGCGACGCCCGCGCTGCGCTCCGGTGGCCTGCGCTGGGCGCACGCGGCCGGCGACACCCTCGCCTTCCTGCGCGAGACGGCCGACGACGCGGTCCTGGTGGTGGCGCGGCGAGCGGCCGGCGAGCCGCTGCGCCTGGCCGGCCTACCGGCCGGCGTCGACGGCACGAACCTCTACGGCGGCGCCGACACCCTCAAGGTCGGTACCGATGGATGTATCGAAATCAATGAAGATGGACCTACCTTCCAGGTGTGGTCCGTACGCCAGAACCGGAAGGGTGCATAG
- a CDS encoding sugar ABC transporter permease: MTRWIKQVGWRHLVAVLGVVFALVPLLFVLSAALNPLGTLSSTELLPTGASAENFSRLLGRTGFPHWFLNSVVIAGLASAASVFLSALAAYAFSRRRFAGRRVGLLSLLLIQMFPQFLAVVAIFLMFSTITDLWPAFGFNTWWGMIFLYLGGALGVNTWLMKGFYDTIPKELDESAYVDGASHSQIFFRILLPLVSPILAVTGLLAFIGTINEFLIANVFLTEGDSKTLAVGLYGLIAGSRDTNFGMFCAGTLLTAIPTVGVFMYLQRYIVEGLSAGAVKG, from the coding sequence GTGACCCGCTGGATCAAACAGGTCGGCTGGCGCCATCTGGTCGCCGTCCTCGGGGTGGTCTTCGCGCTCGTCCCGCTGCTGTTCGTGCTGTCGGCGGCGCTGAACCCGCTGGGCACGCTCTCGTCGACCGAGCTGCTGCCCACCGGGGCGTCGGCCGAGAACTTCAGCCGCCTGCTCGGCCGGACCGGCTTCCCGCACTGGTTCCTCAACTCGGTGGTGATCGCCGGCCTGGCCTCGGCCGCCTCGGTCTTCCTCTCGGCCCTGGCCGCCTACGCGTTCAGCCGGCGGCGGTTCGCCGGGCGCCGGGTCGGTCTGCTCTCGCTGCTGCTGATCCAGATGTTCCCGCAGTTCCTCGCGGTCGTGGCGATCTTCCTGATGTTCTCCACGATCACCGACCTGTGGCCGGCGTTCGGCTTCAACACCTGGTGGGGGATGATCTTCCTGTACCTGGGTGGCGCGCTGGGCGTGAACACCTGGCTGATGAAGGGCTTCTACGACACCATCCCGAAGGAGCTCGACGAGTCGGCGTACGTCGACGGCGCCTCGCACTCGCAGATCTTCTTCCGGATCCTGCTGCCGCTGGTGTCGCCGATCCTCGCGGTGACCGGACTGCTCGCCTTCATCGGCACGATCAACGAGTTCCTGATCGCCAACGTGTTCCTCACCGAGGGCGACTCGAAGACCCTCGCCGTCGGCCTCTACGGGCTGATCGCCGGTTCGCGGGACACCAACTTCGGCATGTTCTGCGCGGGTACCCTGCTCACCGCGATCCCGACCGTCGGCGTCTTCATGTACCTGCAGCGGTACATCGTGGAAGGCCTGAGCGCGGGCGCGGTCAAGGGATGA
- a CDS encoding ABC transporter permease subunit, translating to MTTQLGGPATRALPASDPEPANRRERGTSVAGLAVKIVLLGLLVSFAVWAAFPLAQDEHWVGLGILVAATALLLYAYLTPRHIPAKYLLPGTVFLVIFQLFPVLYTAGTAFTNFGDGHRGSKQDAVVAIQTASVTQVPGSTEYALSIATTGDPATGGLVFLITDPATKKVSAGDGSGLKQLPAGDVTVTSSGKVTAARGYTVLTVGQASARSKEITEFAVPTAGGAIRSTGLSRAYEGKAGRAYDAATDSIRDTTSGKTWKADDGIGSFVAADGEKLAQGWKVNVGFANFTRALTDDSIAGPFLGTLVWNFIFAICSTGFTFLLGMFIAVALHSSRVRFRNLYRVLLVLPYAMPSFAMLLVWRDMFNTDFGLINNLLGIHTNWFGGAMTARIAVILVQLWLGYPYMFLVCTGALQAIPGELVDATKVDGAGAWKGFRAVTLPLLMIALTPLLISSFAFNFNNFNAIWLTTEGAPFPADNLTNGATDLLITYTYRLAFGASGAQYGFAAAISIFIFLIVAVVSTISFRRTRQQEEVYS from the coding sequence ATGACGACGCAGCTCGGAGGGCCCGCGACGCGGGCCCTCCCCGCCTCCGATCCCGAGCCGGCGAACCGGCGCGAGCGCGGCACCAGCGTGGCCGGTCTCGCCGTCAAGATCGTGCTGCTCGGCCTGCTGGTGTCGTTCGCGGTGTGGGCGGCGTTCCCGCTCGCCCAGGACGAGCACTGGGTGGGCCTCGGCATCCTGGTCGCGGCCACCGCGCTGCTGCTCTACGCCTACCTGACGCCGCGGCACATCCCGGCGAAGTACCTGCTGCCCGGCACCGTCTTCCTGGTGATCTTCCAGCTGTTCCCGGTGCTCTACACGGCCGGCACGGCGTTCACCAACTTCGGTGACGGGCACCGGGGCAGCAAGCAGGACGCGGTCGTCGCCATCCAGACCGCGTCGGTCACCCAGGTGCCCGGCTCCACCGAGTACGCCCTCTCCATCGCCACCACCGGCGACCCGGCCACCGGCGGACTCGTGTTCCTGATCACCGACCCGGCCACCAAGAAGGTCTCCGCCGGTGACGGCTCCGGACTCAAGCAGCTGCCGGCCGGCGACGTCACCGTCACCTCGTCCGGCAAGGTCACCGCGGCCCGGGGTTACACCGTGCTCACCGTCGGCCAGGCCAGTGCCCGGAGCAAGGAGATCACCGAGTTCGCGGTGCCGACCGCCGGTGGCGCGATCCGCTCCACCGGGCTGTCCCGTGCCTACGAGGGCAAGGCCGGCCGGGCGTACGACGCCGCGACCGACAGCATCCGGGACACCACCAGCGGCAAGACGTGGAAGGCCGACGACGGCATCGGCTCGTTCGTGGCCGCCGACGGCGAGAAGCTGGCCCAGGGCTGGAAGGTCAACGTCGGCTTCGCGAACTTCACCCGGGCGCTCACCGACGACAGCATCGCCGGTCCGTTCCTGGGCACCCTGGTGTGGAACTTCATCTTCGCGATCTGCTCCACCGGTTTCACGTTCCTGCTCGGCATGTTCATCGCGGTGGCGCTGCACTCCAGCCGGGTCCGGTTCCGCAACCTCTACCGGGTCCTGCTCGTGCTCCCGTACGCCATGCCGTCGTTCGCGATGCTCCTGGTCTGGCGGGACATGTTCAACACCGACTTCGGGCTGATCAACAACCTGCTGGGCATACACACCAACTGGTTCGGCGGCGCCATGACCGCCCGGATCGCGGTGATTCTGGTGCAGCTGTGGCTCGGCTACCCGTACATGTTCCTGGTCTGCACCGGCGCGTTGCAGGCGATCCCGGGCGAACTGGTGGACGCCACCAAGGTGGACGGCGCGGGCGCCTGGAAGGGCTTCCGGGCGGTCACCCTGCCGCTGCTGATGATCGCCCTGACCCCGCTGCTGATCTCGTCGTTCGCGTTCAACTTCAACAACTTCAACGCGATCTGGCTGACCACCGAGGGCGCGCCGTTCCCGGCGGACAACCTCACCAACGGTGCCACCGATCTGCTGATCACGTACACCTACCGGTTGGCCTTCGGCGCCTCGGGCGCCCAGTACGGCTTCGCCGCCGCGATCTCGATCTTCATCTTCCTGATCGTCGCGGTGGTCTCCACGATCAGCTTCCGGCGTACCCGGCAGCAGGAGGAGGTGTACTCGTGA
- a CDS encoding sugar ABC transporter substrate-binding protein, producing MRIRTAGVIAASLLCLVGVAACGDKKEDSTTAGPQASAATGELVIWADDKRSAALKPFAEKFGKENGVTVKVQAISKDQQTTFLTASQQGSGPDVMVGAHDWIGNLVQNGAIDPVQLTAEQKSGIAANAIKAVTFNGQTYGVPYATENLGLIRNTELAPAAPATIEDLVKEGKKLKAAKKVSEILCLQVGQNGDAYHSYPLYSSAGGYLFGTNAQGDYDPKDLGVGKPESIAAFKKLAALGEKGDGALKRSISDQNSIATFTGKKCAYLVSGPWAVTDVKKANLKYDITAVPGFAGGKTATPFLGVQTFYVAAKGKNKALAQEFVTNYVTTPDLAVALYNAEPRPPALTAALDQVKGSDPDLEKWVTAGENAVPLPAIPAMAAIWDPFGKAESAVIGGADPEKTITAAGKTISSQIK from the coding sequence ATGCGCATCCGCACCGCCGGAGTGATCGCGGCAAGCCTGCTCTGCCTGGTCGGCGTCGCCGCCTGTGGCGACAAGAAGGAAGACAGCACCACCGCCGGGCCGCAGGCCAGCGCCGCCACCGGTGAGCTGGTGATCTGGGCCGACGACAAGCGCTCCGCCGCCCTCAAGCCGTTCGCCGAGAAGTTCGGCAAGGAGAACGGCGTGACGGTCAAGGTCCAGGCCATCTCCAAGGACCAGCAGACCACCTTCCTGACCGCTTCCCAGCAGGGCAGCGGCCCGGACGTGATGGTCGGCGCGCACGACTGGATCGGCAACCTGGTGCAGAACGGCGCCATCGACCCGGTGCAGCTGACCGCGGAGCAGAAGAGCGGCATCGCGGCGAACGCCATCAAGGCGGTCACCTTCAACGGGCAGACCTACGGCGTGCCGTACGCGACCGAGAACCTCGGCCTGATCCGCAACACCGAGCTGGCCCCGGCCGCCCCGGCGACCATCGAGGACCTGGTCAAGGAGGGCAAGAAGCTCAAGGCGGCGAAGAAGGTCTCGGAGATCCTCTGCCTGCAGGTCGGCCAGAACGGCGACGCGTACCACTCGTACCCGCTGTACAGCTCGGCCGGCGGTTACCTGTTCGGCACCAACGCGCAGGGCGACTACGACCCCAAGGACCTCGGCGTCGGCAAGCCGGAGTCGATCGCGGCGTTCAAGAAGCTGGCCGCGCTGGGCGAGAAGGGTGACGGCGCGCTCAAGCGCTCGATCAGCGACCAGAACTCGATCGCCACCTTCACCGGCAAGAAGTGCGCCTACCTCGTCTCCGGCCCGTGGGCCGTCACCGACGTGAAGAAGGCGAACCTCAAGTACGACATCACCGCCGTCCCGGGCTTCGCCGGTGGCAAGACCGCCACCCCGTTCCTCGGCGTGCAGACCTTCTACGTCGCCGCGAAGGGCAAGAACAAGGCACTGGCGCAGGAGTTCGTCACCAACTACGTGACCACCCCGGACCTGGCCGTCGCGCTCTACAACGCCGAGCCCCGGCCGCCGGCGCTGACCGCCGCCCTGGACCAGGTCAAGGGCTCCGATCCGGACCTGGAGAAGTGGGTCACCGCCGGTGAGAACGCCGTGCCGCTGCCCGCCATCCCGGCCATGGCCGCCATCTGGGACCCGTTCGGCAAGGCCGAGTCCGCCGTCATCGGCGGGGCCGACCCGGAGAAGACCATCACCGCCGCCGGCAAGACGATCTCGTCGCAGATCAAGTAA